In a genomic window of Brassica rapa cultivar Chiifu-401-42 chromosome A10, CAAS_Brap_v3.01, whole genome shotgun sequence:
- the LOC103846678 gene encoding probable magnesium transporter NIPA9 isoform X1 yields the protein MWESICLTLAATAGNNIGKVLQKKGTIILPPLSLKLKVIRAYAVNKPWALGFIMDIFGALLMLRALSLAPVSVVQPVSGCGLAILSVFSHFYLKEVMNVFDWIGITVAGIGTIGVGAGGEEQKASLISVFQLLWLALVVAILFVGTFHYMVLLNAWLHIYKRQRREQELMEYEVVEEIIYGLESGVLFGMASVVSKMGFVFVEQGFSAMFIPICISISICCSGTGFFYQTRGLKHGRAIVVSTCAAVASIVTGVVAGMFALGEKLPTSPSGRLLLLLGWLLIMLGVVLLVTSSRLIRHLPRSFRRSRQTSVERGFNIRRTTSHTPKDTNPSAVIQAATLHHLLSSASKEKD from the exons ATGTGGGAGTCGATATGCCTGACGCTTGCGGCCACCGCCGGTAACAACATCGGCAAGGTTCTACAGAAGAAGGGCACCATCATCCTCCCTCCTCTCTCCCTCAAGCTTAAG GTGATAAGAGCATATGCTGTTAACAAACCTTGGGCGTTAGGTTTCATCATGGATATTTTTGGGGCTTTGTTGATGCTCAGAGCTCTTTCTCTTGCTCCT GTGTCTGTTGTTCAGCCAGTTTCGGGATGTGGACTAGCCATTCTTTCTGTCTTTTCGCATTTTTATCTCAAGGAAGTTATGAATGTTTTTGACTGGATTGGGATTACTGTTGCTGGCATTGGCACCATAG GAGTTGGTGCTGGTGGTGAGGAGCAAAAAGCATCTTTGATATctgtcttccagttgctctggCTAGCTCTTGTTGTTGCCATCTTGTTTGTAGGTACCTTTCATTACATG gtACTACTAAATGCGTGGCTTCATATCTATAAACGCCAGCGCAGGGAGCAGGAGCTG ATGGAATATGAAGTGGTGGAAGAAATTATATATGGCTTGGAATCTGGGGTTTTATTCGG GATGGCATCTGTAGTATCAAAGATGGGTTTTGTATTCGTGGAGCAGGGGTTTTCTGCAATGTTCATTCCCATCTGTATCTCCATTAGCATATGCTGTAGTGGAACAGGATTTTTTTACCAG ACTCGGGGCTTAAAACACGGGAGAGCAATTGTAGTATCCACTTGCGCTGCAGTGGCATCAATTGTAACAGGTGTGGTTGCAGGAATGTTTGCTCTGGGTGAGAAATTGCCCACTTCACCATCTGGTCGACTTTTGCTTCTCTTGGGATG GTTACTTATCATGCTAGGTGTTGTATTACTCGTGACTTCATCACGACTTATCAGACATCTTCCAAGGTCATTCCGGCGTTCCAGACAGACCAGTGTAGAAAGAGGTTTCAACATAAGGCGGACGACATCTCACACGCCAAAGGATACAAACCCAAGTGCGGTTATCCAAGCAGCAACATTGCACCATCTCTTATCATCCGCATCAAAAGAGAAAGACTAA
- the LOC103846678 gene encoding probable magnesium transporter NIPA9 isoform X2, with product MWESICLTLAATAGNNIGKVLQKKGTIILPPLSLKLKVIRAYAVNKPWALGFIMDIFGALLMLRALSLAPVSVVQPVSGCGLAILSVFSHFYLKEVMNVFDWIGITVAGIGTIGVGAGGEEQKASLISVFQLLWLALVVAILFVLLNAWLHIYKRQRREQELMEYEVVEEIIYGLESGVLFGMASVVSKMGFVFVEQGFSAMFIPICISISICCSGTGFFYQTRGLKHGRAIVVSTCAAVASIVTGVVAGMFALGEKLPTSPSGRLLLLLGWLLIMLGVVLLVTSSRLIRHLPRSFRRSRQTSVERGFNIRRTTSHTPKDTNPSAVIQAATLHHLLSSASKEKD from the exons ATGTGGGAGTCGATATGCCTGACGCTTGCGGCCACCGCCGGTAACAACATCGGCAAGGTTCTACAGAAGAAGGGCACCATCATCCTCCCTCCTCTCTCCCTCAAGCTTAAG GTGATAAGAGCATATGCTGTTAACAAACCTTGGGCGTTAGGTTTCATCATGGATATTTTTGGGGCTTTGTTGATGCTCAGAGCTCTTTCTCTTGCTCCT GTGTCTGTTGTTCAGCCAGTTTCGGGATGTGGACTAGCCATTCTTTCTGTCTTTTCGCATTTTTATCTCAAGGAAGTTATGAATGTTTTTGACTGGATTGGGATTACTGTTGCTGGCATTGGCACCATAG GAGTTGGTGCTGGTGGTGAGGAGCAAAAAGCATCTTTGATATctgtcttccagttgctctggCTAGCTCTTGTTGTTGCCATCTTGTTT gtACTACTAAATGCGTGGCTTCATATCTATAAACGCCAGCGCAGGGAGCAGGAGCTG ATGGAATATGAAGTGGTGGAAGAAATTATATATGGCTTGGAATCTGGGGTTTTATTCGG GATGGCATCTGTAGTATCAAAGATGGGTTTTGTATTCGTGGAGCAGGGGTTTTCTGCAATGTTCATTCCCATCTGTATCTCCATTAGCATATGCTGTAGTGGAACAGGATTTTTTTACCAG ACTCGGGGCTTAAAACACGGGAGAGCAATTGTAGTATCCACTTGCGCTGCAGTGGCATCAATTGTAACAGGTGTGGTTGCAGGAATGTTTGCTCTGGGTGAGAAATTGCCCACTTCACCATCTGGTCGACTTTTGCTTCTCTTGGGATG GTTACTTATCATGCTAGGTGTTGTATTACTCGTGACTTCATCACGACTTATCAGACATCTTCCAAGGTCATTCCGGCGTTCCAGACAGACCAGTGTAGAAAGAGGTTTCAACATAAGGCGGACGACATCTCACACGCCAAAGGATACAAACCCAAGTGCGGTTATCCAAGCAGCAACATTGCACCATCTCTTATCATCCGCATCAAAAGAGAAAGACTAA
- the LOC103846679 gene encoding cytokinin riboside 5'-monophosphate phosphoribohydrolase LOG8 encodes MEENQRSRFKKVCVFCGSHSGNREVFSDAAIELGNELVKRKIDLVYGGGSVGLMGLISRRVYEGGFHVLGIIPKALMPIEISGETVGEVRVVADMHERKAAMAQESEAFIALPGGYGTMEELLEMITWSQLGIHKKTVGILNTDGYYNNLLALFDTGVQEGFIKPGARNIVVSAPTAKELMEKMEEYTPSHKHVASHESWNVEELGAYPGQQSNHQ; translated from the exons ATGGAGGAGAACCAGAGAAGCAGGTTCAAAAAAGTTTGTGTCTTTTGCGGAAGCCACTCTGGTAATAGAGAAGTCTTCAGTGATGCTGCCATCGAACTCGGCAATGAACTC GTGAAGAGGAAGATAGACTTGGTTTATGGAGGAGGAAGTGTTGGGCTGATGGGTCTTATCTCCAGGAGAGTCTATGAAGGTGGTTTCCATGTACTCGG GATCATTCCCAAAGCTTTGATGCCAATTGAG ATATCTGGTGAGACTGTTGGAGAAGTAAGGGTTGTTGCTGACATGCACGAACGCAAAGCTGCAATGGCACAAGAATCTGAGGCCTTCATTGCTCTCCCTG GAGGTTATGGAACAATGGAGGAGCTGCTGGAGATGATAACATGGTCACAACTCGGTATCCATAAGAAAACG GTTGGTATATTGAATACTGATGGCTACTATAACAATTTGCTTGCGTTATTTGACACTGGCGTCCAAGAAGGTTTTATCAAACCAGGGGCACGTAATATTGTGGTTTCTGCACCAACAGCCAAAGAGCTTATGGAGAAGATGGAG GAATATACTCCTTCACACAAGCATGTTGCATCCCACGAAAGCTGGAATGTTGAGGAGCTTGGAGCTTACCCTGGACAACAAAGCAATCATCAATAA
- the LOC117128948 gene encoding uncharacterized protein LOC117128948 encodes MFSLDHYEWRMPRMHYGRRNTREYAQRRHYDREGNLVLPMFPDPEEQYREFPFRYPHEQTVRHKVLMPHFQRMAMETRLLQGNARFQLATEEGPPRKRGRPCKTPSAAGGPPRVFTGKCQCGVLSKNAQEDRSVAGYTEDFINQAKLCKPKNAETWCIWYKNGLRKELQAQLRGVLEPLEFALVRRMAGFAMEAEEKIAADVAALSSMEGGNPGGDVDGHEVPVGASAKGKRGRPRKPPTVTCDCDVLVQMVQKPRKVRDYLEEFLDTAKMCQPKPAEEWCHLFRAGLRGDIREELVGVLEPLEFALVRRMANQALHAEEWLAEKEVEAEEDRVAEGDEDLGSESRCPSPCQCG; translated from the coding sequence ATGTTTTCGCTTGACCATTACGAGTGGAGGATGCCGCGTATGCACTACGGACGGAGGAACACCAGGGAGTATGCCCAAAGGCGTCACTATGACAGGGAGGGTAACTTGGTGCTACCCATGTTTCCGGATCCTGAAGAACAGTACAGGGAGTTCCCATTCAGGTACCCGCACGAGCAGACTGTGAGGCATAAGGTGTTGATGCCTCATTTCCAGAGGATGGCTATGGAGACACGCCTACTGCAGGGCAATGCGAGATTCCAGCTTGCAACCGAAGAGGGACCCCCGAGGAAGCGTGGCCGTCCCTGCAAGACGCCAAGTGCAGCAGGGGGACCCCCAAGGGTGTTCACCGGGAAGTGCCAGTGTGGAGTACTGAGCAAGAATGCTCAGGAGGACCGATCAGTCGCTGGATACACGGAGGACTTCATCAACCAAGCCAAGCTGTGCAAACCGAAGAATGCAGAGACGTGGTGCATATGGTATAAGAACGGGCTACGCAAGGAGCTCCAGGCGCAGTTGAGGGGTGTTTTGGAGCCCTTGGAGTTCGCGTTAGTGAGGCGGATGGCAGGCTTCGCCATGGAGGCAGAAGAGAAGATTGCAGCCGATGTGGCCGCACTCTCGAGCATGGAAGGAGGAAACCCGGGTGGGGACGTCGATGGCCATGAGGTGCCGGTAGGGGCATCCGCTAAGGGAAAGCGGGGGCGTCCGCGAAAACCACCTACAGTAACATGTGATTGTGACGTACTGGTCCAGATGGTTCAGAAGCCACGCAAGGTGAGAGATTACCTGGAGGAGTTCTTGGATACGGCCAAGATGTGTCAACCGAAGCCAGCTGAGGAGTGGTGTCATCTGTTTAGGGCCGGGCTACGTGGGGATATTCGTGAAGAACTCGTGGGAGTCCTGGAGCCTCTGGAATTTGCACTGGTGAGAAGGATGGCTAACCAAGCACTGCACGCGGAGGAGTGGTTGGCGGAAAAGGAGGTGGAGGCCGAGGAGGACCGCGTCGCAGAGGGCGATGAAGACCTGGGATCCGAGTCCCGCTGCCCCTCGCCATGTCAATGTGGCTAG